One window of the Bacteroidia bacterium genome contains the following:
- the recQ gene encoding DNA helicase RecQ has translation MLEQEVETSLQDCLQKFFGFNSFKGPQEAIINSILDRKDTFVIMPTGGGKSLCYQLPALVSEGTAIIISPLIALMKNQVDALRNFGNEDGIAHFLNSSLNKAEIKLVKEDILKGKTKLLYVAPESLTKEENIAFFNEIKISFFAIDEAHCISEWGHDFRPEYRRLRPMIEQIGTVPIIALTATATPKVQEDIQKNLGMTNANVFKSSFNRANLYYEVRPKTNVIKEIIKYVKQNSGKSGIIYCLSRKKVEEIAQTLQVNGIKALPYHAGLEAAVRAKTQDQFLMEEIDVIVATIAFGMGIDKPDVRFVIHHDIPKSLEGYYQETGRGGRDGGEGKCVTFYSFEDIQKLEKFMKGKPVAEQEIGQQLLLETVAYAESSVCRRKQLLHYFGEVYKQDNCQNCDNCTHPKTKFEGMDDVALVLETALEVKEKFKAKHLVAVLTGTINSVVKSYKHNELEVFGKGNEDGKEEKFWTAVVRQTIIAGLLIKDIESYGTLYLSKAGKDFLKKPTSMMLTKDHDYENADEDDDDIIASGGQKGGTGADEALFSMLKDLCKKTAKQHNLPPYVVFQEVSLEEMAIQYPIKMDELIHITGVGTGKAQKFGKPFLSLIEKYVEENEIERPQDLVVKSIVNKSGLKVHIIQNIDRKLRLEDIAKAKGLTVRELISEIESIVSSGTRVNINYYIEDVIDEDKQEEVYDYFRTAQTDSIDAALKELGEEDYTEEEIRLMRIKFISEFGN, from the coding sequence ATGTTAGAACAAGAAGTAGAAACGTCCTTACAGGATTGTTTACAGAAATTTTTCGGATTCAACAGCTTTAAAGGTCCGCAAGAAGCTATCATTAACAGTATTCTCGATCGTAAAGACACCTTTGTAATTATGCCCACGGGCGGCGGCAAATCATTGTGCTACCAATTGCCCGCTTTGGTAAGCGAAGGAACTGCCATTATTATTTCTCCGCTTATCGCTTTGATGAAAAACCAGGTGGATGCCTTGCGCAACTTCGGAAACGAAGACGGAATCGCTCACTTTTTAAATTCGTCTTTAAATAAAGCAGAAATCAAATTAGTAAAAGAAGATATTCTGAAAGGAAAAACAAAATTATTATACGTAGCTCCCGAATCTCTTACCAAAGAAGAAAATATTGCATTTTTTAATGAGATAAAAATTTCTTTTTTCGCGATTGACGAAGCACATTGTATTTCGGAGTGGGGACATGATTTCCGTCCAGAATACAGACGTTTACGCCCAATGATTGAACAAATTGGAACCGTTCCGATTATCGCGCTTACTGCCACGGCAACACCAAAAGTTCAGGAAGATATTCAGAAAAATTTGGGTATGACAAATGCCAACGTTTTTAAATCTTCTTTTAATCGCGCTAACTTATATTATGAAGTAAGACCGAAAACAAATGTTATCAAAGAAATTATTAAATACGTCAAACAAAATTCCGGAAAATCAGGAATTATTTATTGCTTGAGTCGTAAGAAAGTAGAAGAAATTGCCCAAACACTTCAAGTAAACGGAATCAAAGCATTGCCTTATCACGCAGGATTAGAAGCCGCTGTTCGTGCTAAAACACAAGATCAATTTCTGATGGAAGAAATTGATGTAATTGTCGCTACTATTGCTTTCGGAATGGGAATTGACAAACCGGATGTTCGTTTTGTGATCCATCACGATATTCCGAAAAGTTTAGAAGGTTATTACCAAGAAACTGGTCGTGGCGGACGCGATGGCGGCGAAGGAAAATGTGTTACTTTTTACAGTTTCGAAGACATTCAAAAACTGGAAAAGTTTATGAAGGGCAAACCTGTTGCAGAACAAGAAATTGGACAACAATTATTATTGGAAACAGTTGCTTATGCAGAATCTTCTGTTTGTCGCAGAAAACAATTGCTTCATTATTTTGGAGAAGTTTACAAACAAGATAATTGTCAGAATTGCGATAATTGTACACATCCGAAAACAAAATTTGAAGGGATGGACGATGTGGCTTTAGTTCTTGAAACAGCTCTCGAAGTAAAAGAAAAATTTAAAGCGAAACATTTAGTAGCGGTTTTAACAGGAACCATAAATAGTGTCGTAAAGTCCTATAAACATAACGAATTAGAGGTTTTCGGAAAAGGAAATGAAGACGGGAAAGAGGAAAAATTTTGGACAGCCGTAGTGCGTCAAACTATCATCGCAGGACTTCTTATAAAAGACATTGAAAGTTACGGAACGCTTTATTTGAGCAAAGCAGGAAAAGATTTTTTGAAGAAACCGACTTCCATGATGCTTACCAAAGATCATGATTATGAAAATGCGGATGAAGATGACGATGATATCATCGCTTCCGGCGGACAAAAAGGCGGAACAGGTGCAGACGAAGCATTGTTTTCAATGCTAAAAGATCTATGTAAAAAGACCGCGAAGCAACACAATTTACCGCCTTACGTTGTTTTTCAAGAGGTTTCTTTGGAAGAAATGGCGATTCAATATCCTATTAAAATGGATGAACTTATCCATATAACAGGCGTTGGAACAGGAAAAGCGCAAAAATTCGGAAAACCATTCTTGTCGCTTATCGAAAAGTATGTGGAAGAAAATGAAATTGAACGTCCGCAAGATTTGGTCGTGAAATCCATCGTAAATAAATCCGGATTAAAAGTTCACATCATCCAAAATATTGATCGTAAACTACGATTGGAAGACATCGCGAAAGCAAAAGGACTTACTGTGCGTGAATTGATTTCAGAAATTGAAAGTATTGTTTCTTCAGGAACCAGAGTAAACATCAATTATTACATTGAAGATGTAATTGATGAAGATAAACAAGAAGAAGTGTATGATTATTTCCGCACGGCGCAAACCGACTCCATTGACGCGGCTTTAAAGGAACTCGGAGAAGAAGATTATACCGAAGAAGAAATACGTTTGATGCGAATTAAATTTATTTCGGAGTTCGGAAATTAA
- a CDS encoding KpsF/GutQ family sugar-phosphate isomerase has product MKSNDEIIKLAIKTISLEAEAIANLKKNISNDFSECVKLIYKSKGRVVVTGIGKSAIIANKIVATMNSTGTPAIFMHAADAIHGDLGTIQKEDVIICISKSGNTPEIKVLIPLLKNGKNKLIAFVGNTDSYLAQQADFVLDCTVKMEACPNNLAPTSSTTAQMAMGDALAVCLLDYRGFSKTDFAKFHPGGALGKKLYLKVADISVQNQQPQVKPSDSIKKVIVEISSKRLGAAAVVENKKLVGVITDGDLRRMLEKTDSFAALKAIDIMNKKPKTIEASELAVEAMLLLEKHHISQVVVTDKGNYAGFVHLHDLIREGII; this is encoded by the coding sequence GTGAAATCGAACGATGAAATTATAAAACTGGCAATCAAAACTATTTCTTTAGAAGCAGAAGCAATTGCGAATTTGAAAAAAAATATTTCAAACGACTTTTCTGAATGCGTAAAATTAATTTATAAATCCAAAGGAAGAGTTGTCGTTACAGGTATTGGCAAAAGCGCGATTATCGCTAATAAAATTGTGGCAACGATGAATTCGACCGGAACGCCTGCTATATTTATGCACGCTGCGGATGCCATTCACGGTGATTTAGGAACAATTCAAAAAGAAGATGTGATTATTTGTATTTCGAAAAGCGGAAATACGCCCGAAATAAAAGTGTTGATTCCTTTGTTGAAAAATGGAAAAAATAAATTGATTGCTTTCGTCGGAAACACGGATTCTTATTTGGCGCAACAAGCAGATTTTGTGTTGGATTGTACTGTAAAAATGGAAGCCTGTCCGAATAATTTAGCGCCTACTTCCAGTACTACGGCTCAAATGGCGATGGGCGATGCCTTAGCCGTTTGTTTGTTGGATTACAGAGGTTTTTCAAAAACGGATTTTGCGAAATTTCATCCTGGCGGCGCGCTCGGTAAAAAATTATATTTGAAAGTGGCGGATATCAGCGTTCAAAATCAGCAACCGCAAGTAAAACCATCGGATTCGATAAAAAAAGTAATTGTAGAAATTTCTTCCAAACGTTTGGGCGCCGCGGCCGTGGTGGAAAATAAAAAATTGGTGGGCGTGATTACGGATGGTGATTTACGTAGAATGCTTGAAAAAACAGATTCTTTCGCAGCTTTAAAAGCGATTGATATTATGAATAAGAAACCGAAAACTATTGAAGCATCGGAGTTAGCGGTGGAAGCAATGCTTTTATTGGAGAAACACCATATTTCGCAAGTGGTGGTTACAGACAAAGGCAATTACGCTGGTTTTGTACATTTACACGATTTAATTCGCGAAGGAATTATTTAA
- a CDS encoding glycosyltransferase family 2 protein, whose translation MENSLTIIVPAYNEEKSLEHFLPELLAFCEKNFFQLIVVNDGSSDKTQDVLEKYRQKNNFSSIKNKINKGYGGAIKAGIAEVKTKYLITIDADGQHYLEDIEKLYQEIISKDADMIVGNRKNNASGYYRSFGKWLIRNIAKILMPLKITDINSGMKIYTTDLAKKYIRICPDSMAYSDIIALTFISQKQLVLEIPIQIKPRTSGTSTISTKTAFETLKEILNIVVLFNPMRIFFPLAFFFIIAGIMWGFPIVLIGKGISVGAMVSIISGIIFFFFGLIAEQISSMRKENLN comes from the coding sequence ATGGAAAATTCACTGACCATAATCGTTCCAGCTTATAATGAAGAAAAATCATTGGAGCATTTTTTACCCGAACTTTTAGCTTTCTGCGAAAAAAATTTTTTTCAACTAATTGTTGTCAATGATGGTTCGTCGGATAAAACGCAAGATGTGCTTGAAAAATACCGTCAAAAAAATAATTTTTCAAGCATTAAAAATAAAATAAATAAAGGATATGGCGGCGCTATCAAAGCCGGAATTGCAGAAGTGAAAACGAAATACCTTATTACCATTGATGCGGATGGGCAGCATTATTTGGAAGATATTGAAAAATTATATCAAGAAATAATTTCGAAAGATGCTGATATGATTGTCGGAAATCGAAAAAATAATGCGTCGGGGTATTATAGAAGTTTTGGTAAATGGCTCATTCGGAACATTGCCAAAATATTAATGCCCTTAAAAATTACAGATATTAATTCGGGAATGAAAATTTACACGACCGATTTAGCCAAAAAATACATTCGTATTTGTCCAGATTCCATGGCGTACAGCGATATTATTGCGTTAACATTTATCAGTCAAAAACAGTTGGTACTCGAAATTCCCATTCAAATAAAGCCGAGAACTTCCGGAACCAGTACGATTAGTACAAAAACAGCATTCGAAACATTAAAAGAAATTCTCAATATTGTTGTTTTGTTTAATCCGATGCGTATCTTTTTTCCTTTGGCTTTCTTTTTTATTATTGCCGGGATTATGTGGGGATTTCCAATTGTATTGATAGGAAAAGGAATCAGTGTGGGTGCGATGGTGAGTATTATTTCCGGAATTATTTTCTTCTTTTTCGGATTAATTGCCGAACAAATTAGTTCGATGCGAAAAGAAAATTTGAACTAA
- a CDS encoding ABC transporter ATPase yields MNLVKEIAPDAQIWIYQNSREFSESEVSEIQKKLFVFINEWAAHGQKLTAAAEIFHRRFIVLCADKNEAIPSGCSIDTSVHFIQQLEKEFQISLLDRTTIVYEKSGKLNSFKISQFEQMLATKEVDEDTIIFNNTINTKSDLENNWKIPVKDSWLQAIL; encoded by the coding sequence ATGAATTTAGTTAAAGAAATAGCTCCCGATGCGCAAATTTGGATTTACCAAAATAGCCGTGAATTCAGCGAAAGTGAAGTATCTGAGATTCAAAAAAAACTTTTTGTATTTATCAATGAATGGGCAGCTCACGGACAAAAATTAACGGCGGCAGCCGAAATTTTTCACCGTCGTTTTATTGTATTGTGCGCCGATAAAAACGAAGCAATTCCGAGTGGTTGCTCCATTGATACTTCGGTGCATTTTATTCAACAATTAGAAAAAGAATTTCAAATTTCTTTGCTGGATAGAACGACAATTGTGTATGAAAAAAGCGGAAAATTAAATTCCTTCAAAATTTCTCAATTTGAACAAATGCTTGCTACAAAAGAGGTAGACGAAGACACAATTATTTTCAACAATACGATTAATACAAAATCTGACTTGGAAAATAATTGGAAAATTCCAGTGAAGGATTCTTGGTTACAAGCGATTTTATAA
- the polA gene encoding DNA polymerase I → MSENNKKLFLLDAFALIYRAYFAFSNNHRVNSKGLNTSAILGFTNTLLEVLKKENPGYIAVVFDTAKPTVRHIEFAEYKANREAMPEDLSKSIPYIIKVIEGFNIPVIFSEGYEADDVIGTLAKKAEQQGFVTYMMTPDKDYGQLVSENIFIYKPARLGNGAEIMGIAEVCKKWEIQNVNQLIDILGLMGDKVDNIPGIPGVGEKTAIQLVKDFGSIENLLQNTAQLKGKLKEKVEQNSDKAIQSKWLATIICDVPVKFEPEKLILKERNKEALQELFSELEFRRLAEQVLGESLFQKNNFSKPEIEKKSLPQKNHSTSAQIDLFGHTETLLEKNNFSTEEIMPENKIFETIQTIPHTYHLIDTEEKRVKLIQDLLAQKSICFDTETTGIDAHTAELVGISFAYKPFEAYYIPIPEQRDNAQKIVNEFKPLFANASIAKIGQNIKYDMSVLSWYDVEIKGELYDTMVAHFLIQPDMRHNMNVLAETYLNYSPVSIETLIGKKGKGQQSMRNVAIDVIKEYAAEDADITLQLKNKLEPLMENPEMKKLFWEMEMPLVPVLSAMEAEGIALDKKALNELSSQLEKDILSVETEIQQLAGTSFNVSSPKQVGEVLFEILRITEKPKKTKTGQYATGEDVLAKLTAKHTIVGKILDYRELIKLKNTYVDSLPMLINPRTGRIHTSYNQVVVATGRLSSDNPNLQNIPIRTERGREIRKAFIPRDENYVLLSADYSQIELRIIAALSKDEEMIAAFHSGQDIHAATAAKVYNVELENVTSDMRRNAKMVNFGIIYGISAFGLSERLNISRGEAKEIIENYFSKYPRIKAYMDESIDFARKNGYVETVMGRRRYLRDINSGNATVRGFAERNAINAPIQGSAADMIKIAMINIQHTLKEKKLETKMLLQVHDELVFDVPKKELEIVKPIIENCMKNAIPMLVPIEVGMGSGTNWLEAH, encoded by the coding sequence ATGTCGGAAAATAACAAAAAACTTTTTTTATTAGATGCTTTTGCCTTGATTTATCGGGCTTATTTTGCGTTCAGTAACAATCATCGCGTAAATTCAAAAGGGCTGAATACCTCGGCAATCCTCGGTTTTACAAATACCTTACTCGAAGTTTTAAAAAAAGAAAATCCCGGATATATTGCCGTTGTTTTTGATACCGCGAAACCTACCGTGCGCCACATCGAATTTGCGGAATACAAAGCCAACCGTGAAGCGATGCCAGAAGATCTTTCCAAATCAATTCCGTACATCATCAAAGTAATTGAAGGATTCAACATTCCCGTGATTTTTTCGGAAGGTTACGAAGCAGACGACGTGATCGGGACGCTCGCTAAAAAGGCCGAACAGCAAGGCTTTGTAACCTATATGATGACGCCCGACAAAGATTACGGACAATTGGTTTCTGAAAATATTTTTATTTATAAACCAGCGCGACTCGGGAATGGCGCAGAAATAATGGGTATTGCAGAAGTTTGTAAAAAATGGGAAATTCAAAACGTCAATCAGCTTATTGATATTTTGGGATTGATGGGAGATAAAGTGGATAATATTCCGGGAATACCCGGAGTAGGTGAAAAGACTGCGATTCAGCTTGTGAAAGATTTTGGAAGCATTGAAAATTTATTACAAAATACCGCACAGTTAAAAGGAAAATTAAAAGAAAAAGTTGAACAAAATTCAGATAAAGCAATTCAGTCGAAATGGCTGGCGACCATTATTTGCGATGTCCCTGTAAAATTTGAACCTGAAAAATTAATTTTGAAAGAGCGAAATAAAGAAGCTTTGCAAGAACTTTTTTCTGAACTTGAATTTCGCAGATTGGCGGAACAAGTATTGGGCGAATCTTTGTTTCAAAAAAATAATTTTTCGAAACCGGAAATTGAAAAAAAATCGCTTCCTCAAAAGAATCATTCTACATCTGCACAAATAGATTTATTCGGACACACAGAAACTTTGCTTGAAAAAAATAATTTTTCGACGGAAGAAATCATGCCCGAAAATAAAATTTTCGAAACGATACAAACGATTCCTCACACGTATCACTTAATTGATACAGAAGAGAAACGCGTGAAATTAATTCAAGATTTACTCGCACAAAAAAGTATTTGTTTCGATACGGAAACAACCGGAATTGATGCTCATACTGCCGAATTAGTCGGAATATCCTTTGCTTACAAGCCTTTCGAAGCCTATTACATTCCCATTCCTGAACAAAGAGATAACGCGCAAAAAATAGTGAACGAATTTAAACCGTTGTTTGCAAACGCTTCCATCGCTAAAATCGGACAAAATATAAAATACGACATGTCGGTTTTATCCTGGTATGATGTAGAAATTAAAGGCGAATTGTACGATACGATGGTGGCGCATTTTCTCATTCAACCAGATATGCGGCACAACATGAATGTGCTTGCCGAAACATATTTGAATTATTCGCCTGTGAGCATTGAAACGTTGATTGGTAAAAAAGGAAAAGGGCAGCAAAGTATGCGCAATGTGGCAATTGACGTGATAAAAGAATATGCTGCGGAAGATGCCGACATCACCTTGCAACTTAAAAATAAGTTGGAACCGTTGATGGAAAATCCGGAAATGAAAAAACTTTTTTGGGAAATGGAAATGCCTTTAGTTCCTGTACTTTCCGCAATGGAAGCGGAAGGCATCGCATTAGATAAAAAAGCCTTGAACGAATTATCTTCTCAATTAGAAAAGGATATTTTATCGGTGGAAACCGAAATCCAGCAATTGGCGGGCACCTCCTTCAATGTTTCATCACCAAAACAAGTGGGTGAAGTTTTATTTGAAATTTTAAGAATCACCGAAAAGCCGAAAAAAACAAAAACTGGACAATACGCAACGGGCGAAGATGTGTTGGCAAAATTAACTGCCAAACATACTATTGTCGGAAAAATTTTGGATTACCGAGAATTGATAAAATTAAAAAACACTTACGTGGATAGCTTGCCAATGCTGATAAATCCGCGTACCGGAAGAATTCATACTTCGTACAATCAAGTGGTAGTGGCAACCGGAAGATTGAGTTCTGACAATCCGAATTTGCAAAATATTCCAATTCGTACGGAACGCGGGCGCGAAATTCGCAAAGCGTTTATTCCGAGAGATGAAAATTATGTATTGCTTTCCGCCGATTATTCTCAAATTGAATTACGCATTATTGCGGCATTAAGTAAAGATGAAGAAATGATTGCCGCTTTTCATTCTGGGCAAGACATTCACGCAGCAACGGCAGCGAAAGTGTACAACGTGGAATTGGAAAATGTAACGTCGGACATGCGTCGAAATGCGAAAATGGTAAACTTCGGAATCATCTATGGAATATCGGCTTTCGGACTTTCTGAACGCTTAAACATTTCGCGTGGCGAAGCAAAAGAAATCATCGAAAATTATTTTTCAAAGTATCCACGTATCAAAGCATACATGGATGAGAGCATTGATTTTGCTCGAAAAAATGGATATGTAGAAACCGTAATGGGACGCAGAAGATATTTACGCGACATCAACTCGGGCAATGCTACTGTACGCGGATTTGCGGAACGAAATGCGATCAATGCGCCCATTCAAGGCAGTGCAGCGGACATGATAAAAATTGCGATGATTAATATTCAACATACATTAAAAGAAAAAAAATTAGAAACAAAAATGTTGCTTCAAGTGCATGACGAGTTGGTATTTGATGTTCCGAAAAAAGAATTGGAAATTGTAAAACCAATCATTGAAAATTGCATGAAGAATGCGATTCCAATGTTGGTGCCTATTGAAGTCGGGATGGGCAGCGGCACTAACTGGCTCGAAGCACATTGA